ATGTTTTATTCAAGTAGGCCGGTTATCTAATATTATTTATGAACCTGTCTGTTACTTGCAAATCAAAAAAATATATATATTTCATTCAAAATGAAGTGCAGGAAGAAACCAAGAAAATATTGTCGAAAAAATATAAAAAGCAACAAGACCAAAAAGAAGCCATAGTAACTAAATATATCAGGGACATTAACCAGGGACAATATAGTCTGATCTTAAAATGCATAGACCAGGACGGAAATTATATATAGAACAGAAAGAGTTAAAGCCGCTTGCAAGATAATAAGACGTATTTGAACAGGCTGAAATTTTCGCAATTTTGAGTCTATGGCATTTGCTGTGCAAAAACTAGAGGAAAGAGCAATTGTTTAACTACCTGGGTGACAGCTTCGGAAATAGTTTGCATCCGGTAGGTCAGTTTCCGCCCATTTGCAGTAGATCATAAGGCATTTGCTCCAGGGGAACATCATTTACCTGTACCAGAAACCTTAGGCTTCGCTCCTCAAATGCCTTTCGATACCTGGATTCAAACAGGTATCGAAAGGCCACCGGGTCGCCGTACTGGATGAATTCCACTTGCCTGTCCTTTAAGGAAGACAGGAGGATTTCATCCAGCAGTAAATAATCCGGGTCCGCCACCAGCGAAAGCGGTGGCGCCGGTTACTGAAAATCCATCAGTACCTGATCGCGCCACGTGCTCAAAAGGGGTCACCTGTCCTTTATTACCTGACTAAAACCAAGTTTTTCAAAATTAAAATGACTGTCAAAGGCCAGTGCTTCATTGATATGCATGGCTTCCATTATTGCAAAACTCGTACAATCAGTGTAGGAAAACTCCTGATCGCTAAATTTGGCAAAGATCTCAAGTGCCCTGTCGTGATGATCCAAAGAGACAAAGATCATTTTGGCCGCCTTTTCCGTAAAAAGCTCGCGGGCCATTTCAGATGCGACGCGATGGTTTTTTAACCGGTACCTTACCAAGGTAATGGCCTCGTCAGCAACATAATCAGATGTAAAATATAAGACCTGACCCCGCATACTGGTAAAAAAATCAATGGCCGCCTGGTGGTGAGGATCACTTGAATCCTTTAGCGCATACCAGGCGCCAGTGTCAATGAATATTCGCCTCATTTATATAAAACCTCGTCATGGTGAACATTACCACCATCTCCAGCGACAGCACCCTTACTCATATCCACGGCTCCTTCAGCCTGGGCCAGTGAAATCTCTCTCTGCTTTTCCTCGATCAACTGCCGGATTACCTCAGATAAACTTATACCCTTCAATCTGGCAACTTCAGTTAAAAAACGGTGTTGTGATTCTTCAAGCATAATTTGTGTTCTTAACAGCATTGTATCATCCTCCCTAATGATGTAATTACATCATAACACAATGCAGCAGCCAGTCAATGATATGCTTATAAAATGAAATCGCCGTCTTCTTGCAGGAGGCTTTCCGGCAGACGCTGGCCAATGTCTACGATAGTTTGATAATCCTTATCCTTATCTCCCCAGGCCTTCTTAAAGCCGGCCCGGATGGCCTCGGTACGGAACTGCTTTAATTTCTTCTTGCTTTTCTTCATTTCTTCCATATAGAAAGCAAATTCGCGCACGCAGTTTCTCTAAGTCAACTTGTTTTTGGGATCCGGTACATACCAGCGGTACTTGGCTTTAGCCTGTGGCCTGGGGTCTTCTTTATCTAGCTCACGAAGATCTTTAAAGTTAGTGCTTAGGTAACTTTGGATTTGGCTGGGCACCGGACCGGTACCGTCGTACTGTATGAAGTTTTGCTGTAGTAATTCCGAAAGCTCCAGAGGCTTCTCATACTTTTGCCAGCAACTGATCTTTGTGGATGAAGCTCCTGGAAAGTCTGCGGCTTCTTGGTGAGCTGCTGTTTTAACCACTGCAGGGGGCGTCTGACATGGTAAACACCTTCGATTGTAGGGATTGCAAATATTTCCCTCATTCCTTACCCAGTATGAGCATACCGGTACCGTGGTTTACTTCCAGATACTCCCTGACTTCTTCACAACATTTCTTATATTTTTTGCCGCTTCCACAAGGGCAACGGTCATTACACCCCGCCTTTCCGAGCGTACGCCCCAGCCCGGTTTACAAAACTCTCTTCATTAAAGGGTTCCTTTTCTTTCAACGCTTTAAATATATAGGGTATCAGCAGAGAAGCTAAGGCTGCCCTGGCCGCATGACCGGAGAATCCTTCCTTTACCAATCTTTCCACCGTTTCCTTTGTTTCCGGTGGATTTTTATCCTGCAATTGTTTTTCCACAACAGCTTCCAATAAAACATGCAGTACCGGATTTATGCCGTTAATATCTATTGGAGACATTAACTTATACCGGTGCTCCGATAAGACTTTTAATTCCGGATGCTCGGATAAAATAACGTCAATATAACAGTCTTCTGTAAATTCCCTGGCAAGCAGACGCTAAATCTGTGGTTACTTCATTCTGCAATTCCTTCCCCCCAAGTGGTCTAATTTCCAAATTAATCTCGGCTGATTTATCTTTCCAACGTTTTGAGTCTGGCAACATGCTTCCAGCCTTTGCTGGTAATGTAACCGGGGACCGTGTAACATCCTGTCCCCGGCATTATTACAATATTTCACCCTGGCTCGGGCAGACTTCATGCTCAACCTCTGTCCGGCTCAACAGCCGGCAAAGCACCGGGCGCAGCTCAATCGGAATGGCGGCTATCTTCGTGCAGCGTCCTTTGATTTTCACCCGCCCGATAAATCAGGCAGCTGAATACTACGCGTCACGGGAGCTACGCGTGCGGAGTTTACAAATTCCGGCGCCCACCTGTAGTGTTCTTTGGGATAGGCTTTTTTCAAACCTTTATAATTGGCCTTCACAAGCTCTACGACACCTTTCCTGTTCCGGTAGGTCATAACAAGTCCCTTTTCCTGGAGAGCATCGATTACCTTGCCCAGACCCTCGTCATCAGCGTTGATATCGCCAAAGGTCATATGCAGACCCTGGTTTACCCTGTAGTCTTCGCCCAGTATAGCCAGGACATTTTCCTTGCTGAGTGTTAATTTCTTCTCAACAGGACCGGCCGTCGGTACCGGCACACCCAGCGTTTTGCTTATAACCCGGCGAGGCATCTGCATGTCTTTAGCCATCAGCTTGAGACCGCTTCTAAATACTACCAGCCTGCAGGCTTCCAGGGTCCCTCCTGCGATGAAATCCGTTTTGGCGACTTCAAAAATGTTTTGGATCGGGTAAAAAAACGGTTGACCCCGTCACCACCCATAACCTGTGTGGCGTCACAGCTTGACGCAAATGTGTTTTCAGCGCCAGCGGAAATCAGGGTTCTTTCAAAGCAGGTCTCCTGGCTCCGGCTATTTCTCCTTGCGTATTCCCAAAAACAGCCCACGAATGGACTGCTTTTGAGTATGCTATGTGATTTTATCAGAATTGACTTTTGGAATACCGCACCGTCACGATAACAATCTGTTTCTTGGCCGCGTCAACACGGTAGATCACGGTGAAGTTCTTGACGAAAAGCTGGCGATAGCCTTTATTGGCATACGCACCGTTTTTTCTTGGGGCGCCCCGCTGGGGCAGTTCCTCCAAACTGAAGATTGCTTCTTCTAGCGCGTCCAGCAGTTTTTGCGCCGTACTCGGCTCCAGCAGTATTTCGGCAATGTAGGCCTAGATGCCTTCCAAATCCCGATAGGCACGGGAAAGCAATTTTACGGCGTATTTATCCAAAGTGCCGCCTCTTTAATGTGGAGAGGGCTTTCCTCGCATCGAACAGCTGGCTGTCAGACGCATACTCGGCTTCGGCTTCCGCGATGGCGGTGTCAAGCTCCCGTTCTTCCAGCATGGCTTCGTAAGTTTCAATGCTCATAATTACCAGATCGCCATACCCGTTTTTTGTAATGAAAATCGGCTCTTTCTTGGCGTGGCAAATGTCCGAGATTTCGTTGGTATTTCTCAAATCCGTAATCGGTCTGATCTGCGGCACAGAGGCACCTCCTCTCTTGTACATAATTATAGCATTATTATATTCAAACACAAGACGGTACCGTTGCGTTTTCGTCTCTTGGAGCACTGTAAAGAATCCTATTGATAAAAGTGCGCTATCAAACTTGCAGCGGGCGTCAGGATGATCTGCCCTAATAACGTACCTAACAATTTTGTACCGATTAATAAAACAACCAGTGTTTTTACATCGCTGTATGGCCTATCCCCCCTAAATGCCTGATCAGTAATGATTGCGGCTTTGGGATCAACAACCAAGGTCAGTAAAATTGTAGCTACTCCGTTGATCATTCCTGAGGACGAAGAAGCCGCCAACTGATACTCTGGAGCAACAAGCGTTGCAGAATAGAAAGCGGCCAGCACCCCGACAGTGTAAATTGCTGTAAGCAATGTGTTAAAAATTAGTAACCTTTTAGGTATATCGTGCCACCGAATACTTTCAAATGTCTGTTTGGATGGCAATATACTGTTTTTGGCAATCAGCTTTATATTGTTGATACTGAGTCCCTGGATTACGAGTAAAGGTAGTGAGCCGGTTGACTCCAGCCTGGCTACTGCGGCGTGAAAAACCCTAAGAAATGTTGGGATCAGGATTATACCGGCCAATGTGCCGCCTGTCGAAGCAAATATTACTTTGCTTATTTCGTTAACCGGATCAACGCCTATTACAATACTTACGCCGATTAGCCCTCCAATTAGCGGGCCTTGCAGCATATTGGCTGTTCGCGAGATGAGCACAAAAACATTGAAAAGGGAGGTCGATAATGCAAACTGTCCGCTCTTAACTGCGCTTAGTCTAACCGAGTAAGAAAGTGTATCTATTAAGTGAATAATAAAAGTTAACGCTACTAAATTCCATAAATACCTCTCCACTCTTAAACTCCTATCCATGGTTTCTTTTCTAAAATTAATTCATATTTATATCCAGCTCGGCTAAAAATCAGGGGTTAGTACAATTCTATGCATCAAGCTCCCCCGGCGCGTTTCTTCATAAGCTTCTTTGATCCGGCTCATCGGTATGATCTTTATAAATGGCTCAATTTGGATTGTCCTGCTGAGCACCATGTCGAGGACTTCCGGGTAGTACTTGGGCAGGCAGGCCCAAGTGCCGGCAACATCGGCGTCAAGAGCCATCAGCCGGGATAGGGAGAGCTCGTTCTTATGCATCCCGTAGCCGGCGATCACCAGCTTGCCGATAAAAGGCAGTAGCTCCAGGGCTATTTCCTGCCCCTCCGCGACGCCTGTCCACTCTAAAATTTTCCAGCCGTAAAAGGGTGATATACCCTTGCTCATGCAGTAGGCGTTAAATTCGTTGCGCACGTCCTTGGCGGTCTTATTCAAACTACTGATGACGTGGGTGGCGCCAAATTTAAGCGCCCTCTTGAGCTTCGCCTGGTTACGGGCAATGCCGATGACCTCCTTTGCGCCCATCGCAGCGCAGATCTGGGTAGCGTAGATACCCGCGCCCCCTGTGGCGCCGACAACAATCACCAGGTCTCCCGGCTGCACATCCGCTCTTTTTACCGCCTGATAGGTAGAAGCGACAGCGTCGGCGACCACGGCGAGGTGCGAAAGTGGTATTCCATTTTTCTCCTTGATGTAGCACAAATCTGCTGAGGGCACAGCTATGTGGCTGGAGTTGCCGCCATAGATGCCCATAGTGTAGCCGGGTATCTTCGCCGATAAGCACCGGTTCTCCCGCCCGGCCTTGCAGATAGGACAGGTATTGTCCGGCATAACCGCAGGGACGATGACCTCTTTACCTATGAGATCGGTATCGCCGGCAACGATAGTGCCGCTAATTTCATGCCCTAATGTCCGTGGCGTCACCATCGGCATGCAGCCATAGAAGTATCTGATATCGGAGTGGCAGATGCCGCAGCCGGCTATTTCAACCAGTACCTCACCCGGTTTAAGTTCGGGAACGTCAATAGTGGCCCTCTCCATTTTACCAGGGGCTACCATCTGCCAGGTCTCAATTTTATTTGGCGCTTTCACCACTTCACTCCCACCTTCTAGCCTCAATTTCGAAGAAAGACATCAAACTTAGAGTTTATTGTTTTTCCATCTCTTTAAATGAAGTTATAGTTAGACAAAAAGAAGGCGAGGTAATAAAGTCGATAAGGAAAAAATCATCCGGTTGTTTTTCCAGTTCTTCAACAACGCTTTGAAACTCATCGATTAAGCGTTGTTTGGGGTATATGTCATTGAGTTTAAGATTGGTCAGAAGCTTCTTCTTTTTTATCTTGACATAAAAAGTCTTATTGTCCATTTAATACATCATCCCCTTTATTTAGTTCACTCATTCTCAACTAAAAAGTGTTACTTTTAATCGATTCTACAGTTTAACCAGAGCAAGCGCCCGTATAAAGACCTTATCCTTCTCTCTCCTACCTGCTTAATTGGTAAGCGGTAACCTCCTCAATGACCTCAGCTCCAGAATTGTTTTTGGCAATTTTAAAACGTTTAATGACTCTTGTTTCGGGATTCATTACCCACAGGTTCTCGCCGGATGAAGACAAGATATATGGGCCATTCTTGTATTCAACTTGAGATATTGGTGTTTCCGACGGGACAGAAACATTTATCACCGGCTGACCAAGATTTAATATGGATCGCAGCATAAAAGCGTTAGATATAATCATAATTATCAAGAGAATAATGATAAAATTATTTTTCATGTCCGCATGGTTCAAATTAAGCGCCTCAAATCCTGTAATTAACAGGTAAATTCAGCATAATTAGCAAATATCCTTGCAATATTTTATCAAAATTTTCATAAAAACAAATACCGAATGCGATTTATGCATTAACCTGCGGTCCAATTTACATCTTTGAACCGGCAGGCATGTTATTTTCCCTATAAAAATTTTTCTAAAATTTAACAGATACTTGACGATTATTATTTTGCCAGTTATAGTAATATCAACCGGTAAATAAGTATATTATTATTTAGGATGTAATACTATTTACAGGTGGATGACAGCAAAATACTGGAAGGAGGAAGGGCATATGTGGTCCAATCCATTCGTTATGGCAACATTTATATCCTGATGGTTAATAAGTAATTATGAAAGGAAGTTAATAAAATGCGCAAACCGGTATCACTGTTATTGATTGTCACTTTACTTGCAAGCGTTGCTGTTTTTTTATCAGCATGCCAGGGACAAACACCTCCGGCGGCGGAAAAAGAAGCGGAGGGTAAGCCGCTGACCATCGTCACGTCATTTTACCCTATGTACATAGCAACCATAAATATTACCAAAGACGTACCAGGGGTAAAAGTTATCAATATGACCAAACCCGTTACGGGATGCTTGCATGACTACCAGTTCACGCCGGAAGACCTGAAAACTCTCAGCGAAGCTCAAATATTCGTGATCAACGGCGCCGGTATGGAGGCATTTATGGATAAGGTAGTCAGTCAGCTACCGGAATTGAAAATTGTTGACGCTAGCAAAGACATACCACTGATAACAGGCGATGGTGAGGAAGGTGACAACCCTCATCTTTGGGTCAGCATATCGAATGCCATTCAACAAGAAAAGAATATTGGGATGCAACTCGCCACGCTTGACCCGGATCATGCCGACCAGTACAGCGCCAATGCCACAACTTACGTTGGAAAACTGGAAGAACTGCGAGCGAAGATGCACCAGGCTCTGGATGGTGTGGAGAAAAGGGACATCATCACTTTTCACGAAGCTTTCCCTTATTTTGCCAGCGAATTCAACTTAAACATCACCGCTGTGATCGAAAGGGAGCCTGGTTCCGAGCCCAGTGCCGCTGAATTGTCCGACACAATCCAAATCATTAAGAAATCCGGAATAAACGCTCTCTTCACAGAACCCCAGTATTCCGCAAGAGCCGCAGAAACCATCGCTAATGAAACCGGGGCAAAAGTGTTCATCCTGGACCCGGTAGTTTCAGGCCCCATGGAATTGGACGCATATTTAAATATCATGGAACGCAACATGAAAACCTTAGAAGAGGCCTTGAAATAAATGGCTTATAAATGCAATGGAAAATTATGTTGGGAGGAGGACTCCGGCGGGTTCTCCTTTCATTTTCCCAGATCAGAGGTTGTTGACGGACGAGGCGTAATAAAGGTGGGAGGCAATTGCGTATACTAACTGTTAATTTCAAAAAGATCGCATACTCTTTCTTTTTATTCCTGTTTTGCACATACCTTACCTGGCATCTACTCAATTTTTTTACTAAGACAATATATTTTAACTCCATGATGATTATAGAAAAAGTAAACATATCATGGTCAAATTTTTTAAATTTCAAGACAGTTTTTTTGAGTATTATTATTGAGGCTCTTCCATTTATTCTTATTGGTGTTCTTGTGTCGGCTTTTCTGCAAAACTTTGTATCTGAGGAGGCAATAAGCAAATTTTTGCCCCGAAACAGAATTCTAAACATCCTTCTGGCTTGCTTTATAGGAGTAATTTTTCCCGTTTGCGAATGCGGCATTGTACCTGTCGCCCGCAGACTGGTAAGCAAAGGCGTCCCTCTGTACAGCGCCATTACTTTTATGCTGGCAGCGCCGATCATTAACCCTGTAGTCGCTTCATCAACAGCGGTTGCGTTCAGCGGCAACCACCAAATGGTATGGTCCCGGCTGGAGTTGGCCTTTTTCGTTTCGTTCATCGCTGGATTGTTAATTAGTTGCCTGTATGATCAAAGCGCATTAAGAGCAGGTATGCTCCAAAACCACTGTGACTGTGGCTGCTCACACAATCATCATCACTCCGGCGCTGCTTTTTTGAATAAATTGATTAGCGCCTTCCCGATTGCCTGCGATGAGTTTTTTGACATGGGCAAATATCTGATTATGGGAGCCGCCCTGGCTGCAATTGCCCAAATTTTTTTATCACGTGACATTCTACTTCATATCGGACAGGATTCACTCTCCTCCATAGCGGCAATGATGTCTTTCGCCTTTGGAGTCTCTGTTTGCTCTTCGGCAGACGCCTTTATCGCAGCATCGTTTTCAGCAAACTTCACTGCCGGTTCACTACTGGCTTTTATGGTATTCGGACCTATAATCTTTTAATGCTGCTTCACGCCTTTAGAGCCCGTTTTGTGGTTTTGCTCGTCTCAATTGTTGTTCTGCTGGTTTTAGCCGGTACTTATCTGATCAATTATGTAACCTTTTTGGAGTGATGTAAATGAGAATCAACAAAGAGGGTTTTATTAGATCCCTAATCCTGTTGGGATTCAGCGCTTTACTGTTTTGGCTTATGAGAAGCAATAACATTATTTTCTATATTAACCCCCGCTATGAGCGGCTTACCGAAATAGCGGCAATTATAATATTTATTATGTTTCTGGCGCAGGCCGGCAGTTCATTGCGGCGATCAGCATTTGACCATAGCCGCTCCAATTTCAGCCAGGACATAATCAAACTTGCCTATCTCCCTTTCTTGCTCACTTTGGCAATGGCTTTTCTTCTGCCCAACAGCGCCCTGGACGCTAACCTGGCCGCCAATAAAGGAATGAACCTTAGCACGCAACCGGCAACAACCGTGCAATCAGGTTCAGCAAATACCACCTATGACTCTGCAGCGCCGATTGCTCCGCAAGCGCAAAGCCCTGCGCAGGAGCAAATCGATGAAATACGTAAGGCCGGCCTGATCAAGGTGACAGAAGAAAACTTTACTATTGTAAATAAAGAGACGTATATGTTCCCCGAACAATATGCCGGCAAGGAAATAACCATGCTGGGCTTTGTCTTTAAAGAACAGGGCATGCCGTCTAACCAGTTTGTGCTGGGCCGTTATATCATTACATGTTGTTCCGCCGACGCTTCATTGGGCGGGTTTTTATGCGAATATGGGAATACAGCCGATTTTAAAGAAGGCAGCTGGCTGATCATCAGGGGAATAATTAAAACAGGGAAATACAATGACAGTACTGTGCCCATAATTACAATCAATTCTTTTAGCCCAGCGCAAGAGCCGCAGAATCCATACATTTATCCTGTCTTTTATTAATCATGTTTAGCATATGGCTATACTACCACGCCGGCGTTATTTGACACAGAGTCATACCGACCGCCGCTGACGGACAGAAATACTTCTGCCATCCGCCATAACAGAACGTATTATTGACATTCTGAAGTTACACTGTCTAGACTATTGGCAAGCAATGTAAAGTAAACCTGGCTCTTGTAATCTCTGTTGGTAGATAAAAGAGAAAAACATATTTAAAGAAAAGGATATTTACTAAATCGCTAACCCGGCAACTAAGGAGTAGCCCCCCTAATGTTGCCTACTGGAAATAAGTCGGACTAAAATCTTGTTCTGAAAATCTATTCTCCTCTTAAATTTGCTTGGCGTTCCATAACGGAACTCGGTTAGCTGATTTATCTAGTATTTTTAGGACTTCATCACGTACATTTGAGATGTCTTCCTGCTCTTTGAGCTGAATAAACAATGAAGTGTAATCCGAAGACGGTGTTATAGAAGCCCGTTCTGGCCTTCTATTTCAAGGGCAATCAGTACTATGAATCGTTTAGCCCTTCTTTAAATTTATAATAAGTCACAATTCCTAAGCCATATAAAAATATTCCTATACCCAACATTTTAAAAGCATCTTGTGCATTTATTTCCGCCAATATTAATGTTAATACTCCTATCGCCATAAAATCAATGGACCGTTTCATATTTACTTTATCCTTTAAGGTTAATGCTGCTTTTATTGAGAAAATTACAGGAATTACTAACAATGCTTTGAAAAAAATGTTCATATTAACCTACCTTTACTTTAGATTTATAAACTGTAGTTGGTAACCAGACTGTTGATAAGTCTTGGCAAGCCGTTGGTGAATTAATAGCCGGGATTGACGACTCTGTAAAAATCTCTTCAACCAACCCAGCTTGCCTTAATCTGGTGGAACAATACTCCTTAATCTCCTCCATCTTAAGCCCATGCAAAATGTATTTAACCACCAGGCGTTACCGAAGAGGATTATTAATATTGAGCGTCAGTTTGCTGCGAATCAAAGGTTGGCCGGCTAGAATAAGAATAAATGGATTTTGAGAGTCCATTTTAAAGTTGAAAATGAGCCGCAGGTCGTCAGCATCGTGTGGTCTATGAAGTTTATCAAAAAGAACATGTTGTAAAAATCATTAGTATGTGGCTGCATTATGAATAGAATTAACCAACCTGGATTGTTATGCCCTATTTCGCCACATCAAACACCTTCTCAAGACCCGGTATCATCTCGGGAGGGTAGCCCTCCAGGTTTACCAGAGCAGGGCGGAAAGAAGACAGTGGTTCACCTTCCAGCCTAACAGCAAACAAGTTATTATTGTCCAAGAAAACACAGTCCTGCACACCCTTTAGATGTGATATACTTTGCCCGCTCTCACGATCAAAA
This region of Pelotomaculum schinkii genomic DNA includes:
- a CDS encoding type II toxin-antitoxin system VapC family toxin; this translates as MRRIFIDTGAWYALKDSSDPHHQAAIDFFTSMRGQVLYFTSDYVADEAITLVRYRLKNHRVASEMARELFTEKAAKMIFVSLDHHDRALEIFAKFSDQEFSYTDCTSFAIMEAMHINEALAFDSHFNFEKLGFSQVIKDR
- a CDS encoding SEC-C metal-binding domain-containing protein, which gives rise to MGRTLGKAGCNDRCPCGSGKKYKKCCEEVREYLEVNHGTGMLILGKE
- a CDS encoding DUF1841 family protein, whose product is MLAREFTEDCYIDVILSEHPELKVLSEHRYKLMSPIDINGINPVLHVLLEAVVEKQLQDKNPPETKETVERLVKEGFSGHAARAALASLLIPYIFKALKEKEPFNEESFVNRAGAYARKGGV
- a CDS encoding type II toxin-antitoxin system RelE/ParE family toxin, whose amino-acid sequence is MAEILLEPSTAQKLLDALEEAIFSLEELPQRGAPRKNGAYANKGYRQLFVKNFTVIYRVDAAKKQIVIVTVRYSKSQF
- a CDS encoding type II toxin-antitoxin system Phd/YefM family antitoxin; translated protein: MPQIRPITDLRNTNEISDICHAKKEPIFITKNGYGDLVIMSIETYEAMLEERELDTAIAEAEAEYASDSQLFDARKALSTLKRRHFG
- a CDS encoding lipid II flippase Amj family protein, with product MERYLWNLVALTFIIHLIDTLSYSVRLSAVKSGQFALSTSLFNVFVLISRTANMLQGPLIGGLIGVSIVIGVDPVNEISKVIFASTGGTLAGIILIPTFLRVFHAAVARLESTGSLPLLVIQGLSINNIKLIAKNSILPSKQTFESIRWHDIPKRLLIFNTLLTAIYTVGVLAAFYSATLVAPEYQLAASSSSGMINGVATILLTLVVDPKAAIITDQAFRGDRPYSDVKTLVVLLIGTKLLGTLLGQIILTPAASLIAHFYQ
- the had gene encoding 6-hydroxycyclohex-1-ene-1-carbonyl-CoA dehydrogenase, translating into MVKAPNKIETWQMVAPGKMERATIDVPELKPGEVLVEIAGCGICHSDIRYFYGCMPMVTPRTLGHEISGTIVAGDTDLIGKEVIVPAVMPDNTCPICKAGRENRCLSAKIPGYTMGIYGGNSSHIAVPSADLCYIKEKNGIPLSHLAVVADAVASTYQAVKRADVQPGDLVIVVGATGGAGIYATQICAAMGAKEVIGIARNQAKLKRALKFGATHVISSLNKTAKDVRNEFNAYCMSKGISPFYGWKILEWTGVAEGQEIALELLPFIGKLVIAGYGMHKNELSLSRLMALDADVAGTWACLPKYYPEVLDMVLSRTIQIEPFIKIIPMSRIKEAYEETRRGSLMHRIVLTPDF
- a CDS encoding metal ABC transporter substrate-binding protein, producing MRKPVSLLLIVTLLASVAVFLSACQGQTPPAAEKEAEGKPLTIVTSFYPMYIATINITKDVPGVKVINMTKPVTGCLHDYQFTPEDLKTLSEAQIFVINGAGMEAFMDKVVSQLPELKIVDASKDIPLITGDGEEGDNPHLWVSISNAIQQEKNIGMQLATLDPDHADQYSANATTYVGKLEELRAKMHQALDGVEKRDIITFHEAFPYFASEFNLNITAVIEREPGSEPSAAELSDTIQIIKKSGINALFTEPQYSARAAETIANETGAKVFILDPVVSGPMELDAYLNIMERNMKTLEEALK
- a CDS encoding permease, with the translated sequence MIIEKVNISWSNFLNFKTVFLSIIIEALPFILIGVLVSAFLQNFVSEEAISKFLPRNRILNILLACFIGVIFPVCECGIVPVARRLVSKGVPLYSAITFMLAAPIINPVVASSTAVAFSGNHQMVWSRLELAFFVSFIAGLLISCLYDQSALRAGMLQNHCDCGCSHNHHHSGAAFLNKLISAFPIACDEFFDMGKYLIMGAALAAIAQIFLSRDILLHIGQDSLSSIAAMMSFAFGVSVCSSADAFIAASFSANFTAGSLLAFMVFGPIIF
- a CDS encoding TIGR03943 family putative permease subunit → MRINKEGFIRSLILLGFSALLFWLMRSNNIIFYINPRYERLTEIAAIIIFIMFLAQAGSSLRRSAFDHSRSNFSQDIIKLAYLPFLLTLAMAFLLPNSALDANLAANKGMNLSTQPATTVQSGSANTTYDSAAPIAPQAQSPAQEQIDEIRKAGLIKVTEENFTIVNKETYMFPEQYAGKEITMLGFVFKEQGMPSNQFVLGRYIITCCSADASLGGFLCEYGNTADFKEGSWLIIRGIIKTGKYNDSTVPIITINSFSPAQEPQNPYIYPVFY